AAGGTGGGGGTCCTGCGAGTGACCATCGACGAGGAAGGAGAGGCCCGCGCCCACGACCACTACACAGTGGCCGCCCCCGTCGCCGGGCGGATGGAGCGCGTGGAATGGCACGACGGGGATGCGGTTAAAAAAGGGGAGGTTCTCGTCTCCCTCCATCCCGTGCCGTTGGGGCCGCGGGAGCAGGCTGAACTCACCGAACGGATCGCCGCCGCCGCGGCCCGCCAAAAGGAGGTCCAGGCGGCGCTGGAGCGCGCCCGCGCCCTTCACCGCCAGGCCCAACGGGAAAAGGAGCGGGTGGAGGGGCTGGCCAAAAGAAATCTGATTTCACGCCGCGAGACGGAGGCCGCCGCCGTTTCCGAACTGGCCGCCGCCAAGGATTTGGAGGCCTCCGAGTGCGAGCTCCGGGCGGCGGAGGCCGAAGTGCAGATCGCCCGCGCCGGGTTGATGGCCGTTGAACCGGCCGCCAACGGTTCCCGGGTGATGCGCCTGCGCGCCCCGGTGCAGGGAAAGATTCTGCGGATTCTGGAAAAAAGCGAGCGGGTGGTCGCTGCCGGCACGCCGCTTATGATTTTGGGCGACCCCGCTCATTTGGAAGTCGTCGTGGATGTTCTCTCCACCGACGCGGTGAAAATATTGCCCGGGATGCCGGTGCTTTTGGAAGAATGGGGGGGCGAGAGGCCCCTCCGCGCCCGGGTGCGCACGGTGGAGCCGGCCGCCTTCACCAAAGTTTCCGCTCTGGGGATCGAGGAAAAGCGGGTGAACGTTGTGGCGGACTTTGTCGATTCCGCCAGCCCTTTGGGGGACGGCTTTCGCGTGGTGGCCAGAATCGTAATCTGGGAGGCGGATTCCGTTTTGAAAGTTCCCACAAGCGCCCTTTTCCGCTCCGG
This genomic window from Verrucomicrobiia bacterium contains:
- a CDS encoding efflux RND transporter periplasmic adaptor subunit, with amino-acid sequence MMKKISVPKILFFAVSLVVTAFLVYALLPSPISVETAKVKVGVLRVTIDEEGEARAHDHYTVAAPVAGRMERVEWHDGDAVKKGEVLVSLHPVPLGPREQAELTERIAAAAARQKEVQAALERARALHRQAQREKERVEGLAKRNLISRRETEAAAVSELAAAKDLEASECELRAAEAEVQIARAGLMAVEPAANGSRVMRLRAPVQGKILRILEKSERVVAAGTPLMILGDPAHLEVVVDVLSTDAVKILPGMPVLLEEWGGERPLRARVRTVEPAAFTKVSALGIEEKRVNVVADFVDSASPLGDGFRVVARIVIWEADSVLKVPTSALFRSGKGWSVFTVEGSRARLRPVEPGRRGCFETEILKGLEAGERIVAHPTNELTDGARVKVR